Proteins encoded within one genomic window of Candidatus Zixiibacteriota bacterium:
- a CDS encoding cation diffusion facilitator family transporter, with product MRTAEQAQLQLKQGLRVTWVGMFVNILLIGVKIVAGVLGRSQALIADGVHSISDLVSDVIVLLGLRWGRKGEDEDHQFGHARIETIAAMLTGIILILIGFGLAWSAILSIYEHESSHPGRLAIAAAFFSIVLKEAMYWYTIRIGRRIRSKALIGNAWHHRSDALSSIAVLIGVTGAYLNPDWSLADAVATLVVTFFIFRVGGTLTWSAMKEVVDTAPDPETLKKIMSYASAVEGVHQVHDIRARYVGSSIQVELHIVVDPDLTVREGHAIAKEVEKQVLKNVVDVERTIIHVDPEPKESASTD from the coding sequence ATGCGCACCGCCGAACAAGCACAACTGCAACTCAAACAGGGCCTGCGAGTGACCTGGGTGGGGATGTTCGTAAACATCCTGTTAATAGGAGTCAAGATCGTTGCCGGCGTCCTCGGTCGCAGTCAGGCGCTGATTGCCGACGGCGTTCATTCGATCTCTGATCTGGTGAGTGACGTGATTGTCCTGCTCGGTTTACGTTGGGGCCGTAAGGGGGAGGACGAGGACCACCAGTTCGGGCATGCCCGGATCGAAACGATTGCCGCCATGTTGACCGGCATTATTTTGATCCTGATCGGATTTGGTCTGGCCTGGAGTGCGATTCTTTCGATCTACGAACATGAATCCTCACATCCCGGTCGTCTGGCTATCGCCGCAGCTTTTTTCAGCATCGTGCTTAAGGAGGCGATGTACTGGTACACGATCAGGATTGGGCGACGCATCCGCAGTAAAGCCCTGATCGGCAACGCCTGGCATCATCGGAGTGACGCCCTTAGCTCGATTGCGGTGTTGATCGGTGTTACCGGGGCATATCTGAACCCCGACTGGTCTCTGGCTGATGCCGTCGCGACGCTGGTCGTCACGTTCTTCATTTTCCGTGTTGGCGGAACTCTCACCTGGAGTGCGATGAAAGAGGTGGTCGACACCGCCCCCGATCCTGAGACACTGAAAAAAATAATGAGCTATGCCTCGGCGGTCGAGGGTGTTCATCAGGTGCACGATATCCGCGCTCGTTATGTCGGCTCGTCGATCCAGGTCGAGCTGCACATCGTGGTCGATCCCGACCTGACCGTGCGCGAGGGACACGCCATCGCCAAAGAGGTGGAGAAACAGGTTCTTAAAAACGTCGTGGATGTTGAGCGCACGATCATTCATGTCGACCCGGAACCCAAAGAGTCCGCCTCGACCGACTGA
- the recG gene encoding ATP-dependent DNA helicase RecG: protein MASLQLDSSLQYVKGVGPRKADVLAKHGLHCVHDLLMFLPRHYLDRTNVAPIGQLKVDDQVTIIGTVKAHGILYGKRKRYEVILQDKTGAISLLWFAGIRYWEKTFQKGQVYAATGTVGYFMGYQMLHPDLERLDDDTDQMIHAGRIIPVYPQTAELKKVGMGSKGMRRTTAFVFENLVEKIADPLPPATLAEFRLPPLHEAIRQIHFPDDRDQIERCRRRLAFDELLQFQFLVFGNRSRRTTVSRTNQYAPPGNLLRQFKDALPFQLTTGQKKVVNEVVADLQVDRPMSRLLQGDVGCGKTVVAIIAALYAVENGLQTAFMAPTEILAEQHFANWSEPLDKLGVPCGLITSSLKAAEKKAVVEACLSGETKILFGTHALIYDSVQFAKLGLVIIDEQHRFGVEQRARLHAKGDHPDLLVMTATPIPRTLSLTLYGDLDISTIDTLPPGRKPVRTVWRPADVRDKVMQFVVDDVKKGGQAYIIYPTIEKSENSDLESLEESAAALAEGALKEVKLGIVHGRVKPTERDRTLAAFKAGEIDVLLATTVIEVGIDNPNATLMVIEHAERFGLAQLHQLRGRIGRGQKQATLVALAHGRLSDVARQRLTRFASTVDGFEISEADLELRGPGEMFGVRQSGLPELQIARLSADRDLIEASRKVLARLFESMGNLDSEGRRLYNYLKISTRPHRRDLGGG, encoded by the coding sequence GTGGCTAGTCTGCAACTCGACTCTTCTTTGCAATACGTGAAGGGCGTCGGCCCGCGCAAGGCCGACGTGCTGGCGAAGCACGGCCTGCATTGCGTGCACGACCTGCTCATGTTCCTTCCCCGCCATTATCTCGACCGCACCAATGTTGCCCCCATTGGTCAACTCAAGGTCGACGATCAGGTAACCATCATCGGCACGGTCAAGGCGCACGGCATTCTCTACGGCAAACGCAAACGTTACGAGGTCATCCTCCAGGACAAAACCGGCGCGATTTCGCTCCTCTGGTTCGCCGGTATCAGGTATTGGGAGAAGACGTTCCAGAAGGGCCAGGTATATGCCGCCACCGGTACGGTTGGCTACTTCATGGGTTATCAGATGCTTCACCCCGACCTCGAACGCCTTGACGACGACACTGACCAGATGATCCACGCCGGACGTATCATTCCGGTTTATCCCCAGACGGCCGAGCTTAAAAAAGTCGGCATGGGGAGCAAGGGGATGCGGCGGACGACCGCATTCGTGTTCGAGAACCTGGTCGAGAAGATTGCCGACCCTTTACCTCCCGCCACGCTCGCCGAGTTCCGGTTGCCGCCGCTGCACGAGGCGATCAGGCAAATTCATTTCCCCGACGACCGCGACCAGATTGAGCGTTGTCGTCGACGGCTCGCGTTCGATGAACTGCTGCAATTCCAGTTCCTCGTGTTCGGCAATCGCAGCCGCCGAACGACCGTCTCACGGACAAATCAATATGCACCTCCCGGCAACCTGCTGCGGCAGTTCAAGGATGCCCTGCCGTTTCAACTCACGACCGGTCAGAAGAAGGTGGTCAACGAAGTAGTCGCCGATCTTCAAGTCGACCGGCCCATGTCGCGATTGCTCCAGGGAGATGTCGGCTGCGGTAAAACCGTTGTGGCGATTATCGCCGCCCTGTACGCCGTTGAGAACGGTCTCCAGACCGCTTTCATGGCGCCGACTGAAATTCTCGCCGAACAACACTTTGCTAACTGGAGTGAGCCGCTCGATAAGCTCGGCGTGCCATGTGGTTTGATTACTTCCTCGCTGAAAGCGGCTGAGAAGAAAGCCGTGGTCGAGGCCTGTCTCTCGGGCGAAACCAAAATCCTGTTCGGCACCCACGCCCTTATTTACGACAGCGTTCAATTCGCCAAACTCGGGCTGGTGATCATCGATGAACAACACCGTTTCGGGGTGGAACAACGCGCCCGCCTCCATGCCAAGGGAGACCATCCCGATCTGCTCGTCATGACCGCTACGCCGATCCCGCGCACCCTGTCGCTGACTCTTTACGGTGATCTCGATATCTCAACCATCGACACTCTGCCGCCGGGTCGTAAACCGGTCCGTACCGTCTGGCGACCGGCCGATGTTCGCGACAAGGTGATGCAGTTTGTGGTCGACGACGTAAAAAAAGGCGGGCAGGCTTATATCATCTATCCTACGATCGAGAAATCCGAGAACAGCGATCTCGAGTCGCTTGAAGAATCCGCGGCGGCGCTCGCCGAGGGCGCTCTGAAAGAGGTGAAGCTCGGCATCGTTCACGGTCGCGTGAAACCGACCGAGCGAGATCGTACCCTGGCGGCGTTCAAGGCGGGGGAGATTGATGTCTTGCTGGCTACGACGGTGATCGAGGTCGGTATTGACAATCCCAACGCCACCCTGATGGTGATCGAGCACGCCGAACGATTCGGCCTGGCGCAGTTGCATCAATTGCGCGGTCGCATCGGTCGCGGCCAAAAACAGGCGACGCTGGTAGCGCTGGCGCACGGCCGTCTATCGGACGTCGCCCGTCAGCGTCTGACCAGGTTCGCTTCGACCGTGGACGGCTTTGAAATTTCAGAGGCCGACCTGGAACTGCGCGGACCGGGGGAGATGTTCGGCGTACGACAGTCCGGGTTGCCCGAGTTGCAGATCGCCCGTTTGTCCGCCGACCGCGATTTGATCGAAGCCTCACGAAAGGTGCTGGCACGGCTGTTCGAGTCGATGGGCAACCTTGACAGCGAGGGCCGTCGTTTGTATAACTATCTCAAGATCAGCACCCGGCCGCATCGCCGTGATCTCGGCGGCGGCTGA
- a CDS encoding ATP-binding protein, with protein sequence MIHRKIRQQLLERLEAYPSVALVGPRQSGKTTLARSLAGIYFDLEQESERLRLDLDWDTLVSGKDLVILDEAQSWPEVFTRLRGAIDRDRKRKGRFLLLGSVSPSLMVQVSESLAGRLSLVELTPLLMTELNTKASRDRLWLYGGYPDGGILAPKQYPRWQVDYLSLLTQRDLPSWGLSAKPQTTDRMIRMLAALHGQIWNASQVGQSLGLTYKTVNNYLDYLEGAFLIRRLRPYQVNIRKRLVKSPKIYWRDSGLLHALMNVPDKRTLLNQPWVGASWEGFVIEQVLGELNLHGRNFDAYYFRTSDQHELDLVLDFGTESWAVEVKLSSSPCSEDMKRLDKTADMINASRRFLVSQTRQSSGNDHRASCNLPWFLDLLHKKC encoded by the coding sequence ATGATACATCGAAAAATACGACAACAGCTTCTGGAACGTTTGGAAGCATATCCGTCAGTAGCGCTGGTCGGACCCCGTCAGAGCGGTAAGACGACTCTGGCTCGGAGTCTGGCTGGAATCTATTTTGATCTGGAACAGGAATCCGAACGCCTTCGTCTGGACCTTGACTGGGATACGTTAGTGTCGGGAAAGGACCTGGTGATTCTTGATGAAGCTCAATCCTGGCCCGAGGTCTTCACTCGGCTGCGCGGAGCTATCGACCGGGATCGCAAACGTAAGGGTCGTTTCCTCCTGCTTGGATCGGTATCGCCGTCGCTAATGGTTCAGGTTTCCGAATCGTTGGCCGGTCGTTTGTCGTTAGTCGAGTTGACACCACTGCTTATGACTGAGCTTAATACGAAAGCCTCTCGAGACCGCCTATGGCTCTACGGTGGCTATCCCGATGGTGGGATTTTGGCCCCAAAGCAATATCCTCGATGGCAGGTGGATTATTTATCGTTGTTGACTCAGCGGGATCTGCCTTCGTGGGGTTTATCGGCAAAACCCCAAACAACTGACCGCATGATACGCATGCTTGCCGCCTTGCACGGTCAGATATGGAATGCTTCGCAAGTAGGGCAGAGCCTGGGACTTACTTACAAGACGGTTAATAACTATCTCGACTACCTCGAAGGCGCCTTCCTGATTCGTCGGCTTCGTCCATATCAGGTCAACATCAGAAAGCGACTGGTTAAAAGCCCCAAAATATATTGGCGCGACAGCGGTCTGCTTCATGCTCTCATGAATGTACCGGATAAACGAACTTTGCTAAATCAACCATGGGTAGGCGCAAGCTGGGAAGGTTTCGTTATAGAGCAGGTGCTTGGTGAACTGAACTTACACGGGAGGAACTTCGATGCCTACTATTTCAGAACCAGCGATCAACATGAGTTAGATTTAGTTCTGGATTTCGGAACGGAGTCTTGGGCCGTTGAAGTAAAATTATCTTCATCGCCATGTTCCGAGGACATGAAACGGCTGGACAAGACCGCCGATATGATCAATGCCTCTCGGCGTTTTCTGGTGTCGCAGACAAGACAATCGAGCGGCAACGATCATCGGGCTTCATGCAATTTACCCTGGTTTCTGGATCTGTTGCATAAGAAATGCTGA
- the bshA gene encoding N-acetyl-alpha-D-glucosaminyl L-malate synthase BshA, which translates to MIIGITCYPVAGGSGIVATELGQQLAARGHQVHFVSYALPFRLDKYQTNLMYHGVETTAYPLFKYPPYTLTLAAKMAEVARNFELDIMHVHYAIPHAACAYLARQLLQQNSPTKQPKIITTLHGTDITLVGADPSYYDITRFSIRASDGLTAVSKYLADETRQVFEIEKDIRVVHNFFDDLRFQPKMSHCSRTEFVQDDEFLLAHVSNFRPVKRTLDVIDIFDKVRQELPARLLLIGEGPDTILARRQINKKGLGDRVIFLGNQSRVEAVLPCADLFLMPSEEESFGLAALEALACGVPVIGTQGTGLVEVVDDYRDGFLLPVGDTTSMARAAIALLKDTERHKEFRKAAAEIARRRFSADKIVGEYESYYQEILDA; encoded by the coding sequence ATGATTATCGGCATTACCTGTTATCCGGTCGCCGGTGGTTCGGGAATCGTGGCGACCGAGTTGGGACAGCAACTGGCGGCCAGAGGACACCAGGTTCATTTCGTTTCGTATGCCCTGCCGTTCAGGCTGGACAAATACCAGACGAATCTCATGTATCACGGCGTCGAAACAACCGCCTATCCGCTGTTCAAATATCCGCCGTATACGCTGACCCTGGCGGCTAAAATGGCCGAAGTCGCTCGCAACTTCGAGCTCGATATCATGCACGTTCATTATGCCATCCCGCATGCTGCCTGTGCTTATCTCGCGCGTCAGTTGCTTCAGCAGAACAGCCCCACCAAACAACCGAAAATCATAACTACCTTGCACGGGACCGATATTACCCTGGTCGGGGCTGATCCGTCTTATTACGACATCACGCGCTTTTCGATCCGTGCCTCCGACGGCCTGACGGCCGTTTCGAAATACCTTGCCGATGAAACCAGACAGGTGTTTGAGATCGAGAAAGATATCCGGGTAGTCCATAACTTTTTCGATGACCTCCGTTTTCAGCCCAAGATGAGTCATTGCAGTCGCACTGAGTTCGTTCAGGATGACGAGTTCCTGCTGGCTCATGTCTCCAACTTCCGCCCGGTCAAGCGGACGCTCGATGTGATCGACATTTTCGACAAAGTCCGGCAGGAACTGCCCGCTCGCCTGCTGCTGATCGGTGAGGGACCCGACACGATTCTGGCGCGTCGCCAGATTAACAAGAAAGGTCTGGGCGACCGGGTCATTTTCCTGGGCAACCAGAGCCGGGTTGAGGCGGTGTTGCCGTGCGCCGATTTGTTTTTAATGCCTTCGGAAGAGGAGTCGTTCGGTCTGGCGGCGTTGGAGGCGCTGGCCTGCGGCGTGCCGGTGATCGGGACGCAGGGGACCGGTCTGGTCGAGGTGGTTGATGACTACCGCGATGGTTTCCTGTTGCCGGTAGGGGATACTACCTCCATGGCGCGTGCGGCGATTGCCCTGCTCAAGGATACCGAGCGCCATAAGGAATTTCGCAAGGCGGCGGCTGAAATCGCTCGGCGACGTTTCTCCGCCGATAAGATAGTCGGTGAATATGAATCGTATTATCAGGAGATTCTCGATGCCTGA
- the bshB1 gene encoding bacillithiol biosynthesis deacetylase BshB1, with amino-acid sequence MPDHDLDVLAIAAHPDDVEITSGGFMCKMASLGRKTGVLDLTAGEMGTLGTEHDRAVEAAAAAKVMGLTMRENLGLPDSALEYTQANKLKIAETIRRLRPELVILPHWEQRHPDHLACSRLGYDACYLADLKKLDLPGEPFRPRKIAYASYFRNTDYSFLVDISDFLEQKFKAVAAYRSQFGNPVTAKHIFQPGLDVYELMRTRAAQLGQLVGVAFAEAFTLKEHILIDDPQHLPVRSI; translated from the coding sequence ATGCCTGACCACGACCTCGATGTCCTGGCTATCGCCGCTCATCCCGACGATGTCGAGATCACTTCCGGCGGTTTTATGTGCAAGATGGCCTCGCTCGGTCGTAAAACCGGCGTGCTGGACCTGACCGCCGGTGAGATGGGAACGCTCGGGACCGAGCACGATCGCGCCGTCGAAGCTGCTGCCGCAGCCAAAGTCATGGGATTGACCATGCGCGAGAATCTCGGTTTGCCCGACTCGGCGCTCGAATATACGCAAGCCAACAAACTGAAAATTGCCGAGACGATCCGTCGTCTACGCCCGGAACTGGTGATTCTTCCGCACTGGGAACAACGTCATCCCGATCATCTTGCTTGTTCGCGGCTGGGCTATGACGCATGTTATCTCGCCGATTTGAAAAAACTCGACCTGCCGGGTGAACCGTTCCGACCCCGCAAGATCGCTTATGCCTCCTATTTTCGTAACACCGATTATTCTTTCCTGGTCGATATCTCCGATTTTCTTGAGCAGAAATTTAAAGCGGTGGCGGCGTACCGGTCGCAGTTCGGCAATCCGGTCACGGCCAAGCATATATTTCAACCCGGTCTGGATGTCTACGAGTTGATGCGCACCCGCGCCGCGCAACTTGGGCAATTGGTCGGGGTGGCTTTTGCCGAGGCGTTCACGCTCAAGGAGCACATTCTTATCGACGATCCGCAACATTTGCCGGTCCGCTCGATTTAA
- a CDS encoding DUF1844 domain-containing protein has product MSADVPEMDPHFMQMVISLQAGAMQQLGKVANPFTGKVERNLPMAQATIDLLGMLEKKTSGNLTDTENKLLQHALYELRMNFVDESKKSDTDESESEENKAEASPEEESQAGQTTSD; this is encoded by the coding sequence ATGAGCGCCGATGTCCCTGAAATGGACCCGCATTTTATGCAAATGGTTATCTCGCTCCAGGCGGGAGCGATGCAGCAATTGGGGAAGGTCGCCAATCCGTTTACCGGTAAGGTGGAACGTAACTTGCCGATGGCCCAGGCGACTATTGACCTCCTGGGTATGCTTGAAAAGAAAACCTCAGGTAACCTCACCGACACTGAAAATAAACTGCTCCAACATGCTCTCTACGAACTGCGGATGAACTTCGTCGATGAAAGCAAAAAGTCGGATACGGATGAGTCTGAATCCGAAGAAAACAAAGCCGAAGCCTCCCCGGAGGAAGAATCTCAAGCGGGGCAGACTACTTCAGATTAA
- a CDS encoding GYD domain-containing protein produces the protein MRTFVLMSKLCPQSPRLAEMMSGAKTGRSRRVWMKKVRETCPKVKFLASYALLGGWDFMDIYEAPDEETAAKVSMICSASCDYMVESWTAIPEKNLERLAREVMEGIS, from the coding sequence ATGAGAACCTTTGTACTCATGTCAAAACTATGCCCCCAATCGCCAAGGCTGGCTGAAATGATGTCCGGCGCGAAAACCGGGCGTAGCCGTCGGGTGTGGATGAAGAAGGTCAGGGAGACCTGTCCGAAAGTCAAATTCCTGGCCAGTTATGCACTACTCGGTGGCTGGGATTTCATGGACATCTACGAGGCGCCCGACGAGGAGACCGCCGCCAAGGTCTCGATGATCTGCTCCGCGAGCTGTGATTACATGGTGGAATCCTGGACCGCCATCCCGGAGAAAAACCTGGAACGTCTGGCCAGGGAGGTCATGGAAGGAATCAGTTAA
- the bshC gene encoding bacillithiol biosynthesis cysteine-adding enzyme BshC — protein sequence MNCHIAPFKGMGYSDFYLDFVSEKDSARRFFASPSLEATAYALDQRAFPREQLVALLKAQNESFGASEATMANIELLADPRTLCVFSGQQAGLITGPLLVQVKAIGIIKAAAEYARQLKRSVVPVFWIAGDDHDFDEANHSFVLDRRGEIVKISYDSPPPAALPTGQVKYDNAAELERWKMELKAALGESDFTDELYDLVDRCYTTSDTMVSAFGKMMTALMGRHGLILFSPNDAGAKKIAAPLFEEIILKQNDLHTSIDRANTDLVENGYHTQVEKKNESAHLFCVQEGRQPVLRNGDNFTVGETNFTCAELIDLIRKEPDRFSTDVMTRPVLQSYLFPTLSQKGGPAEIAYLAQMNGLFELFDLPAPYHKARPTVTVIEARYAEMIHDNHIEFRELTCDVERLINRILLESFPGDVEKGFAMLRHDIEYHINKFKNESLQFDKGLAKFAEQTQGKIDFALKNLESKTFASYKRSQSDTRSRIYRLYNALYPNRGLQERALNVCYFIGKYGLRFVDRLFDRIEPEITDHQLLDMREF from the coding sequence ATGAACTGTCATATAGCCCCGTTTAAAGGAATGGGCTATTCCGATTTCTATCTTGATTTTGTGTCCGAAAAAGACTCGGCCCGGCGTTTTTTCGCCTCGCCGAGTCTTGAGGCGACCGCCTATGCCCTCGATCAGAGAGCGTTCCCGCGTGAACAACTGGTCGCTTTGCTGAAAGCTCAAAACGAGTCATTCGGCGCCTCAGAAGCGACCATGGCCAATATCGAGCTGCTGGCCGATCCCCGGACCTTGTGTGTTTTCTCAGGTCAGCAAGCCGGATTGATCACCGGACCGTTGCTGGTGCAGGTGAAAGCTATCGGGATAATAAAGGCGGCGGCCGAGTATGCCCGCCAGCTCAAACGGTCGGTCGTACCGGTTTTCTGGATTGCCGGCGACGATCACGATTTCGATGAGGCCAATCACTCTTTCGTGCTGGATCGCCGGGGAGAGATCGTTAAAATTTCGTATGACTCGCCGCCCCCTGCGGCGTTGCCCACCGGTCAGGTGAAATATGATAATGCCGCTGAGCTAGAGCGCTGGAAAATGGAGCTCAAGGCAGCGTTGGGCGAATCGGATTTCACGGACGAGTTGTATGATCTGGTCGACCGCTGCTACACGACTTCGGACACGATGGTAAGCGCTTTCGGCAAAATGATGACCGCCCTGATGGGCAGACACGGCCTGATTCTGTTCTCCCCGAACGATGCCGGGGCCAAGAAGATAGCCGCGCCGTTATTCGAAGAAATTATCCTCAAGCAGAACGACCTTCATACTTCCATCGACCGCGCCAACACCGATCTGGTCGAAAACGGTTATCATACCCAGGTGGAGAAAAAAAACGAGTCGGCTCACCTGTTCTGTGTGCAGGAAGGTCGTCAACCGGTACTGAGGAACGGTGATAATTTCACTGTGGGTGAAACGAATTTCACTTGTGCTGAATTGATCGACCTGATTCGCAAGGAGCCGGATCGTTTCTCGACCGATGTCATGACCCGGCCGGTTTTGCAGTCTTATCTTTTCCCGACTTTGAGCCAGAAGGGAGGACCGGCTGAGATTGCTTATCTGGCCCAGATGAACGGTCTGTTCGAGTTGTTCGATTTGCCCGCTCCGTATCACAAAGCGCGCCCCACCGTGACGGTGATTGAGGCTCGTTATGCCGAAATGATTCACGATAATCACATCGAGTTCCGTGAGTTGACCTGCGATGTCGAGCGACTGATAAATCGAATTCTATTGGAGTCTTTCCCGGGAGATGTGGAGAAGGGCTTCGCCATGCTCCGTCATGACATCGAATATCATATCAACAAGTTCAAAAACGAATCTTTGCAGTTCGATAAAGGATTGGCCAAATTCGCGGAACAAACACAGGGTAAAATCGACTTTGCGTTGAAGAATCTCGAAAGCAAGACATTCGCGAGTTACAAGAGAAGCCAGAGCGACACTCGCAGCCGTATCTATCGGCTTTACAATGCCCTATACCCCAACCGAGGATTGCAGGAGCGGGCGTTGAATGTCTGCTATTTTATCGGTAAATACGGTCTAAGGTTTGTCGACCGTCTGTTCGACCGGATCGAACCGGAAATCACCGACCATCAACTGCTCGATATGAGGGAATTTTAG